Sequence from the Bryobacteraceae bacterium genome:
GGATCGAGGCGGGGGTCGTCGACGTGGATACGCTTTCCCTTGGAGTCCTTGACGTCCATACCGAGGTTCTTGTAGATCTTGAGGCCGGCGGCGCCGTTGGCGACATCCAGTTCGAGCGCCTTGACGCTCCGGGCGCTCCAGGACGGGTCATCGATATTGGTGTAATCGAGGTTGGCGAAAACGACGAAGCGCTTGGGGGCTTTCGCTCGCAGGGCATCGACGGTTTGCTTCAGCCGGTCTCCACTGCGGCCGTCGAGGTTCACCATCACGGCCATGTTGAGGTCGTCCATCTCTTTGAGCAACTGGTCGATCCTGTTGGGGGCAATCATGCCGCGGGGATGGCCGTGTACGTCGACGAGCGGGAACCGCGCCCTCGTCACCTTGTGTTCCGGCACAACCAGTGTCGACTTCGGCCGGTAGTCCTCGAACGAGACTCCCTGGGCCGCGAGCAGAATCGGGAACAGACCGAGTAGGCAGCGCATGGACTTAACGAGTATACATATTTTCGCAAGGATTGCCGTGCGGCGTACCCGCCTCCAGCAACCGCTTCACGGATTCGCGAAGCTCTTCGGTGAAAGCATCCGGGTCGGTTCGCTGCCGTCCGGCCGTGGCAATCACGTCGCCGGCGATGAGCCGTACGGTCCCTGGGCGCAGCAAGAGCGCCCTCCGGGGCATGACAGCCGCCGTGCCTTCGATGGCCAGCGGGACCACCGGGACGCCCGTGTGCAGCGCGAGGTGGGCGGCGCCGGGTTTGAACGGCTGGAGTTGGCCGGATCCGCGCGTACCTTCCGCGAAGACAAGCACCGAGGCAGCCCGTTTCCGGAGGAGTTTCGCGGCCTCGGCGAGGGAGCGGGCGGCGCCGCGGGTATCCTCGCGCGGGACCGCGATGTGACAGCCCCAGCGGAGGTGATCGCCGACGATGGGAATGCTCATGAGCGATTCCTTGGCGAGGAAACGGAACGGAAACGGAAGCCAGCCGGCCATCAGCGGCGTGTCGGCGAGGCTGAGGTGGTTCGACACGAAGATGTAAATACCGGCAGGATTGAGCTTGTCAAATCCCTCCGCGCGTACTTCGATCGCGGCGGTACGCAACAGCAGGCGGGACCAGAAGCGCGCGACGAAATGGTGACGGAGCGGACCGGCCCGGAAGAGCCGAAGAATGGCTCCGTTCAGCCAGAAAGACAGAAAACAGAACGCTGAGAAAGGCGGGGTGATGACGTAGGTGCGAAGCCAGTTCACCGAACCTCGCGCAACGGTCAGGCCGTGGCCGCCGCTTTCTTGCGGGACGCACGTTTCTTTTCAGCGGGAGGCTGACGGTCGCTCTTCTTGAGGTTTGGCACCACGATCGAAGCTACGAATTTCTTTTCACCGTGATCGTCGAACTTGATCACGACGTGCTCCTCGTTGCAGGAGAGTACGGTTCCCAGACCGAACTTTCCGTGTTCGACTTGAGCTCCAGTGGGGAAGGCGGGCTTGCTTGCCATGATAATACCGGTATCTGTATCATAGCATAAGGGTTTCGAGTCTGTCCGATTCGGCCCTCACGCAGTGTGAGATAGGGTGGGAATTGGCGTCCCCAGCGGGATTCGAACCCGCGTTATCGCCGTGAAAGGGCGGTGTCCTAGGCCGGGCTAGACGATGGGGACGGCTGATCGCGCGAAGCCAGCGCTTGCGCGGTACTGACTAGAGGGTCTTGAGATAGGCGATCAGATCGTCTTTCTCGTTCTTCTCGAGCATTTCTTCGTAGGGTGGCATACCGTTTCCGCCCTGGTCGACCTTCTTGCGGACGCTCTCTTCGGTGACCTTGGTCTTGCCGTCGGCGAGCGTCGACTTCTTAAAGAGCCCCTTGAGGCCGGGCCCCATCTTCTTCTCGTCGCTGTCGGCGGCATGACACACGCCGCACTGTTCGAAAACCTCTTTCCCCTTGGCGGCATCGGCGCCATGCGCCATGGAGGCCAACAGGAAAACACCAGCGACAGGTCCGAGCAGAGATTTCATATTCATGATGAAGAAGACGAGCCTCCCAGAGCTTCAGTATACAACGAAGTTGCGGCCGGACGACGATTTGGAACCGTTTTGCGGTCCGTGGGCCGCCGGCACAGTTACGATAGTAGCAGGTGCTCGTCTCCATTCAACATTCCCTATCGGGTGAGGCTCCGCGCGGGCAGCGGCCGGCGTGGCTCCGAGCCCCCGCGCCGGCGGGCGACAACCATCGTCAACTCAAAGAGTTGGTTACGCGGCTGGGGCTGCACACGGTTTGCGAGAGCGCCGCCTGTCCGAATGTGGGCGACTGCTGGAACCGGCGGACAGCGACGTTCATGATCCTGGGCAACGTCTGCACGCGGCGGTGCGGGTTCTGCGCCGTCCAGAAGGGCGCACCGCTCCCGGTGGATTTCGACGAGCCGCGCCGGGTGGCCGAAGCGGTTGCCGCGATGGGGTTGGCCTACGCGGTGATCACGAGCGTGAATCGGGACGACCGCAAGGACGGCGGCGCGCTGCTGTTCGCGATGACGATCCGGGCCATCCGCGAGCGCGTACCCGGCTGCAAGGTGGAAGTGCTGGTTCCCGATTTCCAGGGCTCCCACGAAGCCATGGAAATCGTGATGGCGGACCGGCCGGATTGCCTGAACCACAACACGGAGACCGTCCCGCGGCTCTACCGGCAAGTGCGCCTCGGGGCGCGGTACGAGCGGTCGCTCGAGATGCTCGCCTACGCCAAGAAGCTTGCGCCCGGCATTCCCACCAAGAGCGGGCTGATGCTGGGGCTCGGGGAAACGGCCGACGAGGTGATCGAGGTGATGCGGGACCTGCGGACCTCCGGCGTGGATATCGTGACCCTTGGACAATACCTCCGGCCGACTCCGAAGCACCTGCCCGTGATCCGCTATGTCCCGCCGGAAGAGTTCGCCTCTCTCCGGGAAGAGGGGCGCCGGATGGGCTTCCCGCACGTCGAATCCGGACCGCTTGTTCGCAGTTCGTTCCACGCCGAAGACGCCTTGGCCTGAGCCCGTGCACCGCATTCAACTGCCGTTTCACTACGAGCTGAACCACGCCTACGTCCACCTGGTTCCCTGGGAGGACGGCTGGATCCTCGTGGACACGGGATTCGGGAGCGATACTTCCTGGCGTGCGCTTTGCGCGGCTCTGGCGGAAAGGGGCATCGGCTGGCGCGAGATCCACACGGTCGTCCTTACTCACGGACATCCAGATCACATGGGGAACGCGCCGCGCGTGGTGGCCGAATCCGGCGCGCGTCTTTGGTTTCATCCAAGGGAAGCGGAGTATCTGCGGCGGCTGTCGAGTCCACCGCGGCCGAATGCGGACCTGATTCGTTGGGGCTCGCCGCGCGACATGGTGGATCGGGTGGCCGAAGCCGCGCGCGACACCGGACAGTATTTCCGGCCGCTGGTTCCCGATGTTCCGATCGACGACGGAATGAGGGTGGGTCCTTTTACGGCGGTTTGGACGCCGGGCCACGCGAGCGGCCATTTGTGTTTGTGGGACCCGACCGAGCGCGTATTAATCGCCGGCGACCACGTGCTGCCGCGGATCACTCCGCACGTCGCCTGGGTGGAGGGCGAAGACGCGCTAGGCAATTTCCTCGCCTCCCTCGAACGCGTGAGCAAGCTTCCGGCTGCCTCCGTACTGCCATCGCACGGCGACCCTTTCGCCGATCTGGCGGGGCGCTGCCGCGAGATCGCG
This genomic interval carries:
- a CDS encoding lysophospholipid acyltransferase family protein — protein: MNWLRTYVITPPFSAFCFLSFWLNGAILRLFRAGPLRHHFVARFWSRLLLRTAAIEVRAEGFDKLNPAGIYIFVSNHLSLADTPLMAGWLPFPFRFLAKESLMSIPIVGDHLRWGCHIAVPREDTRGAARSLAEAAKLLRKRAASVLVFAEGTRGSGQLQPFKPGAAHLALHTGVPVVPLAIEGTAAVMPRRALLLRPGTVRLIAGDVIATAGRQRTDPDAFTEELRESVKRLLEAGTPHGNPCENMYTR
- a CDS encoding c-type cytochrome gives rise to the protein MNMKSLLGPVAGVFLLASMAHGADAAKGKEVFEQCGVCHAADSDEKKMGPGLKGLFKKSTLADGKTKVTEESVRKKVDQGGNGMPPYEEMLEKNEKDDLIAYLKTL
- the lipA gene encoding lipoyl synthase, with amino-acid sequence MLVSIQHSLSGEAPRGQRPAWLRAPAPAGDNHRQLKELVTRLGLHTVCESAACPNVGDCWNRRTATFMILGNVCTRRCGFCAVQKGAPLPVDFDEPRRVAEAVAAMGLAYAVITSVNRDDRKDGGALLFAMTIRAIRERVPGCKVEVLVPDFQGSHEAMEIVMADRPDCLNHNTETVPRLYRQVRLGARYERSLEMLAYAKKLAPGIPTKSGLMLGLGETADEVIEVMRDLRTSGVDIVTLGQYLRPTPKHLPVIRYVPPEEFASLREEGRRMGFPHVESGPLVRSSFHAEDALA
- a CDS encoding MBL fold metallo-hydrolase, which gives rise to MHRIQLPFHYELNHAYVHLVPWEDGWILVDTGFGSDTSWRALCAALAERGIGWREIHTVVLTHGHPDHMGNAPRVVAESGARLWFHPREAEYLRRLSSPPRPNADLIRWGSPRDMVDRVAEAARDTGQYFRPLVPDVPIDDGMRVGPFTAVWTPGHASGHLCLWDPTERVLIAGDHVLPRITPHVAWVEGEDALGNFLASLERVSKLPAASVLPSHGDPFADLAGRCREIAAHHAERCSEIRGHFEGGARTPHELAQLMWRREGSSLSPFQYLFAMYEVAAHLAHMGLPCEG